A single Bremerella cremea DNA region contains:
- a CDS encoding BBP7 family outer membrane beta-barrel protein → MTAYGHTVVTTLGMVAECRRKPECGTDAYNSALFGNLGIDRSQARSQGKVVEPFVMKTFLTVPGVLAGLLSATSLFAQAPGNDYQLSAYRPGATYYAEPAAPAKLWGQPTSNVSYHNKPDASLEPIPSDKAYLDALEGKPATVTPPAMPSIGGTTLDSSCNTNGPINYDCFNGDVYGDCAVPCSQWFAYGGGLIMNRDLEKEVWLSNDSGDYSRQLMGTHDAGMDWTGGYEVRLGKYFAGSGWAWEGRFWALRDTTEFNVTNAGLVGQLDTPLDVNFQGLSYNNGMALQNASAYFDNSMIHRLRRSSDFYNLEFNVFQNPNLYAYSCGQSSFSIGVLGGLRYFRFTEAMSFSSDPVDTVFDGNPNEINYDIHVANNLIGPQIGFLGNLNHGAWNFQIGSKLGVYGNAVSQHSQVYGSAGNAIIDNNLSPNNGREFDISGSRGRISFLGELDANVNYRLYQNFTVTAGYRAVAVSGVALSADQIPQNFEDFAIIEHTQAASDLILHGAYFGGQFVW, encoded by the coding sequence ATGACTGCTTACGGTCACACGGTCGTGACCACGCTTGGCATGGTAGCCGAGTGCCGCAGGAAGCCTGAGTGTGGAACGGATGCCTATAACTCCGCATTGTTTGGCAACCTTGGAATTGATCGTTCCCAAGCGAGAAGCCAAGGCAAAGTCGTGGAGCCTTTTGTCATGAAGACGTTTCTTACTGTACCTGGTGTATTGGCAGGATTGCTGAGTGCCACCAGTTTGTTTGCCCAAGCCCCGGGCAACGATTACCAACTCTCGGCGTATCGCCCCGGAGCGACCTACTATGCCGAGCCAGCCGCGCCCGCCAAGTTGTGGGGGCAGCCAACCTCAAATGTCAGTTACCATAATAAACCAGACGCCAGCCTCGAACCGATTCCAAGCGACAAAGCATATCTCGATGCTTTAGAAGGCAAGCCCGCGACAGTTACTCCGCCCGCAATGCCCAGCATCGGCGGAACGACGCTCGACTCGTCCTGCAACACCAACGGCCCGATCAACTACGATTGCTTTAACGGCGATGTGTATGGTGATTGTGCAGTACCTTGCAGCCAGTGGTTCGCCTATGGCGGCGGTCTAATCATGAACCGCGATTTGGAAAAAGAAGTCTGGCTCAGCAACGACAGTGGCGATTACTCTCGCCAACTCATGGGTACCCACGATGCCGGCATGGACTGGACGGGTGGCTATGAAGTTCGCTTGGGCAAATATTTCGCCGGCAGCGGCTGGGCCTGGGAAGGTCGTTTTTGGGCTTTGCGTGACACGACGGAATTCAATGTCACCAATGCAGGTCTAGTAGGCCAACTCGATACCCCGCTGGACGTCAACTTTCAAGGCCTGTCGTACAACAACGGTATGGCCCTGCAAAATGCGTCGGCGTACTTCGACAACTCCATGATTCACCGACTACGCCGTAGCTCGGATTTCTATAACTTGGAATTCAACGTATTCCAGAACCCTAACTTGTATGCCTATTCCTGCGGCCAAAGCAGCTTCTCGATTGGCGTGCTGGGCGGTCTGCGTTACTTCCGCTTCACCGAGGCCATGTCGTTCTCTTCGGACCCGGTCGATACGGTTTTCGACGGCAACCCGAACGAGATCAACTACGATATCCATGTTGCCAATAACTTAATCGGTCCACAGATTGGTTTTCTCGGCAACTTGAATCATGGTGCCTGGAACTTCCAAATCGGATCGAAGCTGGGTGTGTACGGGAATGCCGTGTCGCAGCATTCGCAAGTTTACGGTTCGGCAGGCAACGCGATCATCGATAACAACTTGAGCCCCAACAATGGCCGCGAGTTTGATATCAGCGGATCGCGTGGTCGGATTTCGTTTTTGGGCGAACTCGACGCGAACGTAAACTATCGCTTGTACCAGAACTTCACAGTAACCGCTGGTTACCGCGCAGTCGCTGTCTCTGGAGTGGCCTTGTCTGCCGATCAGATTCCGCAAAACTTCGAAGACTTCGCGATCATCGAACACACGCAGGCCGCTAGTGATTTGATCTTGCACGGTGCTTACTTCGGCGGCCAGTTCGTCTGGTAA
- a CDS encoding HDOD domain-containing protein: MTQNTSLKDLLAGAQLPALPQSAIRLLELAQDPENGPAEFAVPIEADPGLTGQVLRFVNSSYFGFSREISNVKLAITLVGIRTIKNFALWSAVFSLMPNPKDGPFDLKSLWQDSLRRGLFARTVGKHLGLKDAEDLFAAALLQDMAVPLLAKELGEKYRTLIENRSEGQNRISDLERETFGWTHAEAGGVIARGWSLPEGFAELIESHLDLDECLAAPEKQPGRVAVALSALLPATADESWGELNRFQAAYNQVMKGGPSVLETLEKVDKDYEEFAPVLKLSNPSTSLVELYEKGKEAAAI; the protein is encoded by the coding sequence ATGACACAAAACACATCATTGAAAGATCTTCTGGCAGGCGCTCAACTGCCCGCTTTGCCTCAAAGTGCGATTCGCTTGTTGGAACTTGCTCAGGATCCAGAAAACGGTCCAGCGGAATTTGCAGTACCGATCGAAGCCGATCCAGGTTTGACGGGACAGGTATTACGGTTCGTAAACTCTTCCTACTTTGGTTTCTCGCGTGAGATCTCTAATGTCAAATTGGCGATCACACTCGTTGGGATTCGCACCATTAAGAACTTCGCGTTGTGGAGCGCTGTGTTCAGCTTGATGCCGAACCCAAAGGATGGCCCGTTCGATCTGAAGAGCTTGTGGCAAGACTCGCTCCGCCGCGGTTTGTTCGCCCGCACGGTCGGTAAACACTTGGGCCTGAAAGATGCGGAAGATCTCTTCGCTGCCGCACTGCTGCAAGACATGGCCGTTCCCCTGTTAGCTAAGGAACTGGGCGAAAAGTATCGCACGCTGATCGAAAACCGTAGCGAAGGTCAGAACCGCATCTCTGACTTGGAACGCGAGACGTTTGGTTGGACGCATGCGGAAGCTGGCGGCGTGATCGCTCGTGGTTGGAGCCTGCCGGAAGGCTTCGCAGAACTGATCGAGTCGCACCTCGACTTAGACGAGTGCCTCGCAGCGCCTGAAAAACAGCCTGGCCGCGTGGCGGTTGCTTTATCGGCTTTGTTGCCGGCAACCGCAGATGAATCGTGGGGCGAGTTGAATCGCTTCCAAGCGGCCTACAATCAAGTGATGAAGGGTGGCCCTAGCGTCCTCGAAACGCTGGAAAAGGTCGACAAAGACTACGAAGAATTCGCCCCGGTTCTCAAGCTATCGAACCCTTCGACCTCGCTGGTGGAACTGTACGAAAAAGGGAAAGAGGCTGCTGCCATTTAA
- a CDS encoding response regulator transcription factor → MPTNPTVFVIDDDPAARESIGMLIRSLGLQVETYASAEQYLQSFDPARPGCVVTDMRMLGLSGLELQEQLVEMGQRIPVILISAHANMQIAVKAMRNGAVTFLEKPCQQQEIIDAVNEAISLDARWRQEGREEAEARENYEKLNSGERDVMKLMMIGKANKVIANRLDVSLRTVEARRHNVFKKMSVDNIPDLTRLAIKIDELRAEIEANTDVNDSPDEDE, encoded by the coding sequence ATGCCGACGAATCCGACCGTCTTTGTCATTGACGACGACCCAGCCGCCCGCGAATCGATTGGAATGCTGATTCGATCGCTGGGGCTCCAAGTCGAAACGTATGCTTCGGCGGAACAATACCTACAATCGTTCGATCCGGCCCGGCCTGGTTGCGTGGTGACAGACATGCGCATGCTCGGTTTAAGCGGCTTGGAACTCCAAGAGCAGCTAGTCGAGATGGGGCAGCGAATCCCGGTGATTCTTATCTCGGCCCACGCGAACATGCAAATCGCCGTCAAGGCGATGCGAAACGGCGCGGTCACTTTCTTAGAGAAACCTTGCCAGCAGCAAGAGATTATCGACGCCGTGAACGAAGCGATTTCGCTTGACGCTCGCTGGCGTCAAGAAGGACGCGAAGAAGCCGAAGCACGCGAGAACTACGAAAAACTCAACTCCGGCGAACGAGACGTGATGAAGCTGATGATGATTGGTAAGGCCAACAAAGTCATTGCCAATCGTTTGGATGTCAGCTTGCGGACGGTGGAAGCCCGGCGGCATAACGTGTTCAAGAAAATGAGCGTCGACAACATTCCTGACCTGACACGTTTGGCGATTAAGATCGACGAACTGCGTGCTGAAATCGAGGCCAATACCGACGTCAACGACTCCCCTGACGAGGATGAATAG
- a CDS encoding PAS domain S-box protein, which translates to MAKKLRLLIVEDDPAHARLIMRGFRSEMEEFELTTSFSLKNAREAIEAELPDLVIVDLSLPDGVGAELIESHLPVQRYPVMIITSQGDEQTAVEMLKRGAIDYVVKSDGGFEDLPRLARRSIREWRLQCEKVEAEEALRNSEQRYRAIIDHSPMSIVVACQERIVLANGMALTCLGANSTTQIVGRSIHDFAIPNEETLAKHTGEVVGVRSPAMMNEYVLRRVNGSLLDVELMTTPVDYYGQDATQYVFQDITLRKEAETEMRIRDRAIASASDGIFIVQLANEKIYVVDCNQAFLEIVGCARDTVRQAGLNVIRCDTRNEGRLHLIVSAILARQPVRDTLRIQTDDETFRWVEISISPVQVSDSQSAHVVGVVHDITEKVNAEEEIRKRNAELAHFLRLTAMGELVAGLAHEVNQPLYAISNYAGTCENLLKNRDNLDLPSVSQCVSRIGQQARRAAEIIRRLRNYVSRTAPKVEAVPLADLFSDSIALLGPLLEEQAVEVEIRRTDSLPEVFVDKIQIEQVLTNLISNATDAIDDSNSERVIEVETQVVEAKGDPLVQVSVRDYGVGLPPDFDVFEAFQSTKETGMGMGLSISRTIIESHGGRIWVEAAPSRGTIFFFTLPTTIQQVTGHADESDRLCH; encoded by the coding sequence ATGGCTAAGAAGCTCCGCTTACTAATCGTGGAAGACGATCCCGCTCACGCACGTCTAATCATGCGCGGGTTTCGCTCGGAGATGGAAGAGTTCGAGCTGACAACCAGCTTCTCGCTTAAAAATGCCCGTGAAGCGATCGAAGCGGAATTGCCTGATCTGGTGATTGTCGACCTTTCGCTCCCCGATGGCGTCGGCGCGGAATTAATCGAGTCGCACCTGCCGGTGCAGCGTTACCCGGTGATGATTATCACCAGCCAAGGTGACGAGCAAACGGCAGTCGAAATGCTCAAACGAGGGGCGATCGACTACGTTGTTAAATCGGATGGCGGCTTCGAGGATTTGCCTCGTTTGGCCCGACGATCGATCCGTGAATGGCGATTGCAGTGCGAAAAAGTCGAAGCGGAAGAGGCCCTACGCAATAGCGAACAGCGTTATCGGGCAATCATCGACCATTCACCCATGTCGATCGTCGTTGCTTGCCAAGAGCGAATTGTCTTAGCGAACGGGATGGCGTTGACTTGTTTGGGGGCCAATTCGACAACGCAAATCGTGGGGAGGTCGATTCATGACTTCGCGATTCCCAATGAAGAGACGTTGGCTAAGCATACCGGCGAAGTGGTCGGCGTCCGTTCGCCCGCAATGATGAACGAGTACGTGCTCCGCCGCGTTAACGGTAGTTTGCTGGATGTGGAACTAATGACCACGCCGGTTGATTACTACGGACAAGATGCGACGCAGTACGTTTTTCAAGACATCACTCTCCGCAAGGAAGCGGAAACAGAAATGCGGATTCGCGATCGCGCGATTGCATCGGCCAGCGATGGAATATTTATTGTGCAGTTGGCCAACGAGAAAATCTATGTGGTGGACTGCAATCAGGCTTTTCTCGAAATCGTGGGCTGTGCCCGCGATACCGTTCGTCAAGCTGGGCTCAATGTAATTCGTTGCGATACGCGCAACGAAGGGCGTTTGCATTTGATCGTTTCGGCAATTCTCGCCCGGCAGCCGGTTCGCGACACGCTGCGGATTCAGACCGACGACGAGACGTTTCGTTGGGTAGAAATCTCGATTTCTCCGGTGCAGGTTTCCGATAGCCAAAGCGCCCATGTCGTGGGCGTGGTGCATGATATTACCGAGAAAGTCAACGCAGAAGAAGAAATTCGCAAACGCAACGCCGAGCTTGCACACTTTCTGCGGCTGACGGCGATGGGGGAATTGGTTGCCGGTTTGGCGCACGAGGTCAACCAGCCGCTCTACGCGATCTCTAACTACGCCGGAACATGCGAGAACCTGCTAAAGAACAGAGACAATCTCGATTTACCGAGCGTAAGCCAATGTGTTTCGCGGATTGGTCAACAGGCCCGTCGCGCCGCCGAGATTATTCGGCGGCTAAGGAACTACGTGAGCCGCACCGCGCCTAAGGTCGAAGCGGTTCCCTTGGCAGATCTTTTTAGCGATTCAATCGCCTTGTTGGGCCCACTCTTAGAAGAGCAAGCCGTAGAGGTTGAGATCCGGCGAACCGATTCGCTTCCCGAGGTTTTTGTCGATAAGATTCAAATTGAGCAAGTTTTAACAAACTTAATCAGCAATGCTACCGACGCGATTGACGATAGTAATTCAGAACGCGTGATCGAAGTTGAAACCCAAGTGGTCGAGGCCAAAGGCGATCCACTCGTGCAGGTTTCGGTCCGCGATTATGGAGTTGGGTTGCCGCCTGATTTCGATGTCTTCGAAGCGTTTCAATCCACTAAAGAGACAGGAATGGGGATGGGACTTTCAATCAGTCGCACGATCATTGAATCTCATGGTGGTAGAATTTGGGTTGAAGCAGCACCTTCACGCGGTACGATTTTTTTCTTTACGCTTCCCACTACTATTCAACAGGTGACTGGCCATGCCGACGAATCCGACCGTCTTTGTCATTGA
- a CDS encoding response regulator has protein sequence MVRNSGRVLLVEDNPAHAKLMMRTLREFGDTLDVDHVSDGEAALAYLFHTGEYQESTARPDLVLLDLRIPKFDGLTVLERVKEDPLLKQIPVVVLTTSDAESDVRGASERCANSYLVKPIDYLHFVHLMRSVRSYWTELNHTPFSG, from the coding sequence ATGGTTCGGAATAGTGGCCGAGTTCTCTTAGTTGAGGATAATCCGGCTCATGCCAAATTGATGATGCGCACGCTGCGTGAGTTTGGTGATACGCTGGATGTCGATCATGTATCCGACGGCGAAGCAGCTCTGGCGTACTTATTTCATACCGGCGAATATCAGGAAAGCACTGCCCGGCCTGACTTGGTGCTGTTGGATTTAAGGATCCCTAAATTCGACGGCTTGACCGTCTTAGAGCGAGTAAAAGAAGATCCTCTTCTCAAGCAGATTCCGGTCGTGGTGCTTACCACTTCCGATGCGGAATCAGACGTCCGTGGAGCCTCGGAACGGTGTGCCAATAGCTACTTGGTAAAACCGATAGATTATCTGCATTTTGTTCATTTAATGCGTTCGGTACGCAGCTATTGGACGGAATTGAATCACACACCCTTTTCTGGGTAG
- a CDS encoding DUF1559 domain-containing protein: protein MNKPNRNGFTLVELLVVIAIIGVLISLLLPAVQQAREAARRMSCTNNLSQLILAVHNYESANGYFPAGSINDKGPIRNAPVGYHHNWISATLPFLGDPTTYNHIDFSKSVYDKAQNGPRSMNLDYLTCPSSSWSRASDKVGVSHYVGIHNHCELPINTTNTGAFILNRNISTNDVSDGLSFTMFMSEAVPDPASNLGWLSGTPATLRNLGTPPNRPAAVVLPNVFTSKEWLQTLALRTSDLEFDYFGMGEESMDDFEEAEGEETEEEEAEEAENDPMLAADDATSEENKQDETAQDEEKVVKQFTEKDFMDFTKNPAAAPGFVTGGVLVYGVVPNDSALYVGGISSHHPGGVNSAFGDGSVQFISETTSTEVLCQLGHRADGQLRVGEF, encoded by the coding sequence ATGAACAAGCCCAACCGTAACGGGTTTACCCTAGTCGAACTTCTGGTAGTGATTGCCATTATTGGAGTGTTGATCTCGCTATTGCTACCGGCGGTCCAGCAAGCGCGTGAGGCAGCACGGCGAATGAGTTGTACCAACAACTTGTCGCAGTTGATTTTAGCGGTCCACAACTACGAATCAGCCAACGGCTACTTCCCTGCCGGCAGTATCAACGACAAAGGGCCGATTCGAAACGCACCGGTCGGTTACCACCACAATTGGATTTCCGCTACTCTCCCCTTCCTGGGAGATCCGACAACTTACAATCACATCGACTTCTCGAAAAGCGTGTACGACAAAGCCCAAAACGGGCCGCGGAGTATGAACTTGGACTATTTGACTTGTCCTTCCAGTTCTTGGAGTCGAGCCAGCGATAAAGTCGGGGTTTCGCACTACGTCGGCATCCACAACCATTGCGAACTTCCAATCAACACAACGAACACTGGCGCTTTCATCCTAAACCGGAATATCTCGACCAACGACGTCAGCGACGGCTTGTCCTTCACCATGTTTATGTCCGAGGCGGTGCCAGATCCGGCGAGCAATCTTGGCTGGCTCAGTGGCACACCGGCCACGCTTCGCAACCTGGGAACACCTCCAAATCGACCTGCGGCTGTTGTCCTGCCGAACGTCTTCACTTCAAAAGAGTGGCTCCAAACATTGGCATTACGAACGTCAGATTTGGAATTTGATTACTTCGGTATGGGTGAAGAAAGCATGGACGACTTCGAGGAGGCAGAAGGGGAAGAGACCGAAGAGGAAGAAGCGGAAGAAGCCGAGAACGACCCCATGCTTGCTGCCGACGATGCCACTTCCGAGGAAAACAAGCAAGACGAGACCGCCCAGGACGAAGAGAAGGTTGTTAAGCAGTTCACCGAAAAGGACTTTATGGACTTTACAAAGAACCCGGCTGCTGCCCCAGGGTTTGTGACCGGTGGGGTTCTTGTCTATGGCGTTGTGCCTAATGATTCTGCACTGTACGTCGGTGGAATCAGCAGTCATCACCCGGGCGGTGTGAACTCGGCGTTCGGAGACGGCAGCGTTCAATTCATTTCAGAAACGACCTCGACGGAAGTCCTTTGCCAGCTTGGTCATCGTGCCGATGGACAGCTGCGTGTTGGTGAGTTTTAG
- a CDS encoding PulJ/GspJ family protein, producing the protein MRKRRGYSLVEVLVVGTVGTIIASLSIKILSHSYLNAREAQERLDWQRGIVQCETQLRTDLRAAQAVTMPDEQTLVLEKPASQVTYAIKKKYVERTETQDDQKRNSEGYLLPDCQITFKLPETNQVLVQIEPLASGQLTRTFSIRQSVGRP; encoded by the coding sequence ATGAGAAAACGACGTGGATACAGCTTGGTCGAGGTGCTTGTGGTCGGGACGGTAGGAACGATCATCGCGTCGCTATCGATCAAGATTCTCAGCCATAGCTACCTTAACGCCCGCGAAGCGCAGGAGCGGCTTGATTGGCAGCGTGGTATCGTGCAGTGCGAAACACAATTACGGACCGACTTACGTGCCGCACAAGCGGTAACCATGCCAGATGAGCAGACGTTGGTGTTGGAGAAGCCCGCATCCCAAGTTACCTATGCGATTAAGAAAAAATATGTGGAACGAACCGAGACGCAGGACGACCAAAAAAGAAATAGCGAAGGGTATCTCTTGCCGGATTGCCAGATAACGTTCAAGCTGCCAGAAACAAACCAAGTGCTCGTGCAGATCGAACCACTGGCTAGCGGCCAATTGACGCGAACGTTTAGCATTCGCCAAAGCGTGGGAAGACCATGA
- a CDS encoding type IV pilus modification PilV family protein, protein MLSALQTRKSGSTIIECVVALAIMAAMLTTMLSIQVVQSLRLKLDNQRLQAEQILSNLADRILTASPTQLSNETLAAWATEAEQEEKLPANTIQVIVHAVAEPATGKRFEMIWQPSVKPLPGKRLVVWRFDNEDPPVNESQP, encoded by the coding sequence ATGCTATCTGCCCTGCAAACTCGAAAGTCTGGCAGCACCATCATCGAATGTGTGGTCGCGTTAGCGATCATGGCGGCAATGTTGACGACGATGCTCTCGATTCAAGTCGTTCAATCTTTGCGGCTGAAACTAGATAACCAACGCTTGCAGGCCGAGCAAATACTGAGCAATTTGGCCGATCGTATTCTCACCGCTTCGCCTACGCAGCTTTCCAACGAGACATTGGCCGCATGGGCTACCGAGGCAGAGCAAGAAGAGAAATTGCCTGCCAATACGATCCAGGTGATCGTGCATGCGGTAGCCGAGCCGGCTACCGGGAAGCGATTTGAAATGATCTGGCAGCCATCGGTGAAACCGTTGCCCGGCAAACGCCTGGTTGTCTGGCGATTTGACAACGAGGACCCCCCTGTCAATGAGAGCCAACCATGA
- a CDS encoding type II secretion system F family protein, with product MAVVLGVVLLILSTQWDSTTHEEPTLMQRTLRLSAWLLICIGGAAWWIGVSGYLAVVVLVVIGTIVFGFAMQRYRSVENRGLVSVVLSGMEKGISPIVSVVAYRQEATGLQERKAGRFARALGAGMPLGAASKAAGVDMPAEALMALEIGRTLGNVDEINRYAKKFSRDETTNYGNFDFFLGSLVTLIVIAIFQVVCLTFLKIKIAPTMAQILQDFGLYEDAMNSAWGWTSSSVVLIMCGLYVMIPIACFLAFLMVLVQMGWLTELPWGLRWVHGPVNECRLLNVLSVVVAAELPLQRSLDVMRKQFPASRIRSITHGTYLQLKQGGDWIDALRTSRVVSTGEAALIRSAQEAGNLAWALKEVSVGKRRRHMQRMAPITKVVLPVLVVLAAFPVITAAVSMFLPIIDLITTLSLA from the coding sequence ATGGCGGTCGTGCTGGGCGTCGTGCTACTGATTTTGTCGACCCAGTGGGACAGTACAACTCACGAAGAACCAACCCTGATGCAACGCACCCTGCGGCTTTCGGCCTGGTTGTTAATTTGCATTGGCGGAGCGGCTTGGTGGATTGGCGTGTCTGGGTATCTGGCCGTCGTAGTGCTGGTGGTGATTGGGACGATTGTGTTTGGCTTTGCCATGCAGCGTTATCGCAGTGTCGAGAACCGAGGACTTGTTTCGGTCGTTCTCTCTGGCATGGAAAAAGGGATCTCGCCTATCGTCAGCGTGGTGGCTTATCGCCAAGAGGCCACCGGCTTGCAGGAACGCAAGGCAGGGCGTTTTGCCCGGGCTTTAGGGGCGGGGATGCCACTGGGAGCTGCGTCCAAGGCAGCCGGTGTCGATATGCCGGCCGAAGCGCTCATGGCACTTGAAATCGGACGAACGTTGGGCAACGTGGACGAGATCAATCGTTATGCCAAGAAGTTTTCACGCGACGAGACAACCAATTATGGTAACTTCGATTTCTTCTTAGGTTCGTTGGTCACGCTGATTGTCATAGCCATCTTTCAGGTCGTCTGTCTGACCTTTCTGAAAATCAAAATCGCACCCACAATGGCCCAGATCCTGCAAGATTTCGGACTTTATGAAGATGCCATGAACTCCGCTTGGGGGTGGACTTCGTCGTCGGTTGTTTTGATTATGTGTGGGCTTTATGTGATGATTCCCATCGCTTGCTTCCTCGCCTTTTTAATGGTGTTAGTACAAATGGGTTGGCTGACCGAACTGCCATGGGGCTTGCGTTGGGTTCATGGGCCGGTGAATGAATGCCGCTTGCTGAATGTCTTGTCAGTGGTTGTCGCAGCCGAATTGCCCCTGCAACGTTCGTTGGATGTCATGCGAAAGCAGTTTCCTGCCAGTCGAATTCGTTCCATTACCCATGGAACCTACCTACAATTAAAACAGGGAGGCGACTGGATCGATGCATTGCGAACTTCGCGCGTAGTCAGTACCGGCGAAGCTGCGCTGATCAGGTCGGCTCAAGAGGCTGGCAACTTGGCTTGGGCGCTGAAAGAGGTTTCTGTCGGCAAACGCCGCCGTCACATGCAACGCATGGCACCGATCACTAAGGTCGTATTGCCTGTTTTGGTTGTGCTGGCCGCGTTTCCGGTGATTACTGCGGCGGTGAGTATGTTCCTCCCAATTATCGATCTGATTACTACATTATCTCTGGCCTAA
- a CDS encoding type II secretion system F family protein, with amino-acid sequence MPSSNRLKPEASYGGPLDDVVVPGEESASAASPGGDKVQTIVLSDEESAEVLRGIAEMAQAGLPLDEGLEALAEEVGIGKTQTAFRQLAKEIRAGGNPLVEHDLSYVRLPKYHQRILLAGIQSDRMGDTLFELLDEENWRREYWRDLFAALSYTLLLALVTLLVVDLLNIIVMPTLQENFLEVYEDFQLDLSFDPTIFRAPPVSWTAFILLTGVGCLLIPMLLTPSQAAMLRRSIPLLGKIFWWYETLDLIVKLRLLIAQNIPASTALRLASDSLASRRMVQLAPIWASEMDQGRSLADVWLTSMDIPTSILPLIRWGEHSGKLGEALSSAEELLKDRLVMRRELIRKIGPPIVTTLVLAALFWAAIRMFIMFLPLIDLINFLS; translated from the coding sequence ATGCCTTCCTCCAATCGTTTGAAACCTGAAGCAAGCTACGGTGGTCCATTGGATGACGTCGTCGTTCCAGGTGAGGAAAGTGCGAGTGCGGCGTCGCCTGGCGGTGACAAGGTTCAGACAATTGTCTTAAGCGACGAGGAGTCGGCCGAGGTCCTTCGTGGAATCGCCGAGATGGCGCAAGCCGGTCTTCCGCTGGACGAAGGCTTAGAAGCCCTGGCCGAAGAAGTAGGCATCGGTAAAACGCAAACGGCATTTCGACAACTGGCCAAAGAGATACGAGCCGGTGGCAACCCTTTGGTCGAGCACGATCTGAGCTACGTGCGCCTGCCGAAGTATCATCAAAGAATTTTGTTGGCTGGCATCCAGTCTGATCGGATGGGGGATACCCTATTCGAATTGCTCGACGAGGAAAACTGGCGGCGTGAATACTGGCGTGATCTCTTCGCCGCACTTTCCTATACGTTGCTTTTGGCTCTGGTGACGCTGCTGGTTGTCGATCTGTTGAATATCATTGTGATGCCAACCTTGCAGGAAAACTTTCTGGAAGTCTACGAAGATTTTCAGCTCGATCTTTCTTTTGATCCAACGATTTTCAGGGCTCCGCCGGTTTCTTGGACCGCATTCATTTTATTGACTGGGGTCGGGTGTTTGCTTATCCCCATGCTCTTAACACCCTCGCAAGCGGCCATGTTGCGGCGCAGCATCCCGCTGTTGGGGAAAATCTTCTGGTGGTATGAAACGCTTGATTTGATCGTCAAGTTGCGCTTGCTGATTGCCCAGAATATACCGGCCTCGACGGCGTTGCGTTTGGCGAGTGATTCACTTGCGAGTCGTCGGATGGTTCAACTGGCTCCGATATGGGCGAGCGAAATGGATCAAGGACGCTCGCTGGCCGATGTATGGTTAACGAGCATGGATATTCCCACATCAATCTTGCCGTTGATTCGGTGGGGCGAACACTCTGGCAAACTCGGCGAGGCATTGTCCAGTGCCGAAGAGTTGCTGAAAGATCGCCTTGTGATGCGGCGCGAGTTAATTCGGAAGATCGGCCCTCCCATCGTCACCACTTTGGTTTTGGCGGCCTTGTTTTGGGCGGCGATTCGCATGTTTATCATGTTCTTACCCCTCATCGACCTCATTAATTTTTTGTCGTAA